A window of the Sporohalobacter salinus genome harbors these coding sequences:
- the nagB gene encoding glucosamine-6-phosphate deaminase, translating to MRLQVLEDYEEMSVKAASIVASQVTLKPNSNLGLATGSTPLGMYNNLIRMYKKNLINFEEVVTFNLDEYVGLPADHPQSYHYYMFDNFFDKVNIPPEKIYIPSGVGDNLKQICKKYDQSINSHGGIDLQVLGIGKNGHIGFNEPDNKLRTNTHVVKLTEETINDNSRFFDSIDDVPKKAISMGMSSIMKSKKILLLASGEQKAEAIKKAINGEITTEHPASLLQLHSDVTILVDKDAAKLLNG from the coding sequence ATGAGATTGCAAGTTTTAGAAGATTATGAAGAAATGAGTGTTAAAGCTGCTAGTATTGTTGCTAGCCAAGTTACCTTAAAGCCGAATTCTAATTTAGGATTGGCTACAGGATCTACTCCTTTAGGTATGTATAATAATTTAATTAGAATGTATAAAAAAAATTTAATTAACTTTGAGGAAGTGGTTACTTTTAATTTAGATGAGTATGTAGGATTGCCTGCTGATCATCCTCAAAGTTATCATTATTATATGTTTGATAACTTTTTTGATAAAGTAAATATTCCCCCAGAAAAAATATATATTCCTTCGGGAGTAGGAGATAATTTAAAGCAAATTTGTAAAAAATATGATCAAAGCATTAATAGTCATGGAGGGATCGATTTACAAGTTCTAGGGATTGGGAAGAATGGTCATATTGGATTTAATGAACCAGATAATAAATTAAGAACAAATACCCATGTTGTAAAATTAACAGAAGAGACTATTAATGATAATAGCCGATTTTTTGATTCAATAGATGATGTTCCTAAAAAAGCAATTTCAATGGGAATGAGTTCAATTATGAAGTCTAAAAAAATCCTATTATTAGCTAGTGGAGAACAAAAAGCAGAAGCAATTAAAAAAGCAATAAATGGAGAAATTACAACAGAACATCCTGCTTCACTATTGCAATTGCACTCAGATGTTACTATTTTAGTTGATAAGGATGCAGCTAAATTGTTAAATGGATAA
- a CDS encoding C1 family peptidase codes for MKRSDKFYLSLVVLCLVLSSMMIVSFSLSAGAASEGRLKLINSWGENWGTFNDGSVYITYQAAINNSFPIFIADPRDDYQPQAIAVFKLEGNNRGQWTIKVQSGTSSKTFYPQDVRSKGGNVPFDSNEKLVLDITELMPFNNEDISLIVKNGSYSSGRINHFSVEIYNNYDSNPVNTYTSNQVPINVRPSSTKSVSVTNVSAKKSPTLKSKPINLKDVSRKLTDEDIDNFTKNNERNLSATKGNQIINGHGTGYKPLTPEEWKEAKKKDRIRVIDSNKVLQLFSESSQNNQVDHSKSKYFPPVGNQGEEGSCAAWAMTYYTNGFFEARDRNWDLSTFDANKTLSPAFTYSLVNGGQDRGSSVPDIVNVNANLGVSSWAKMPYDGYDGDVSSWGSEEAFRSAPQFRSKVPQTYYIDVKDNQDIEAIKRLLANGYVLVTAVDGNQYPNSGVWNAANYNASNRDLNHANTVVGFEDKGSSNQKPGSAEVTIDQNNNSSSYKILVTVPANNSAQEMRLYENNQVVKVVNLNPNSSEKQVIEYSVSNKLPGSYEYYAELSNDYGQSKSSVITALVKNENDSDIPVWNPYATYWGGDRVTYNKAIWKAKWWNYGMEPGTNRRGPWQKIKAINQNNQK; via the coding sequence ATGAAAAGAAGTGATAAGTTCTATTTATCATTGGTGGTATTGTGTCTGGTTCTTAGTTCCATGATGATAGTAAGTTTTAGTCTAAGTGCAGGTGCCGCTTCTGAAGGACGATTGAAGCTGATTAACTCTTGGGGGGAAAATTGGGGGACATTTAATGATGGATCTGTGTATATCACATATCAAGCTGCAATAAATAATAGTTTTCCAATATTTATTGCAGATCCAAGAGATGATTATCAACCTCAAGCCATTGCTGTTTTTAAGTTAGAAGGAAATAATCGGGGACAATGGACAATTAAAGTTCAAAGTGGGACAAGTTCTAAAACTTTTTATCCTCAAGATGTACGTTCCAAAGGAGGAAATGTACCATTCGATAGCAATGAGAAGCTCGTCTTAGATATCACAGAATTAATGCCGTTTAACAATGAAGATATCTCTTTAATAGTAAAAAATGGTAGTTATAGTTCAGGGAGAATAAATCATTTTTCAGTTGAAATCTACAATAACTATGATAGCAATCCAGTTAATACTTATACTTCTAATCAAGTTCCAATTAATGTTAGGCCTTCCTCAACAAAATCCGTATCCGTTACTAATGTTTCAGCTAAGAAAAGTCCTACCTTAAAATCTAAACCTATTAACTTAAAAGATGTATCTCGAAAATTAACTGATGAAGATATTGATAATTTTACTAAAAACAATGAAAGAAATTTATCAGCAACAAAAGGAAATCAAATTATTAATGGTCATGGTACTGGATATAAACCTTTAACTCCTGAGGAGTGGAAAGAAGCTAAAAAGAAAGATAGAATTAGAGTTATTGACAGTAATAAAGTGTTGCAATTATTTTCAGAATCATCTCAAAATAATCAAGTAGATCACTCAAAATCAAAATATTTTCCACCAGTAGGAAATCAAGGAGAAGAAGGTTCATGTGCAGCTTGGGCTATGACTTATTATACAAATGGATTTTTCGAAGCTAGAGATAGAAATTGGGATCTATCTACTTTTGATGCCAATAAAACATTAAGTCCTGCCTTTACTTATAGCTTAGTAAATGGTGGTCAAGATAGAGGATCTTCGGTGCCAGATATAGTTAATGTAAATGCCAATTTAGGTGTTTCCAGTTGGGCAAAAATGCCTTATGATGGTTATGATGGTGATGTTTCAAGTTGGGGAAGTGAAGAAGCATTTAGATCGGCACCACAATTCAGAAGTAAGGTTCCTCAAACATATTACATTGACGTTAAGGATAATCAAGATATTGAAGCTATAAAACGATTATTAGCTAATGGTTATGTTTTAGTAACAGCAGTAGATGGCAACCAATATCCAAATTCAGGTGTCTGGAACGCTGCTAATTATAACGCTAGTAATCGCGACTTAAATCATGCTAATACAGTAGTCGGTTTTGAAGATAAAGGAAGTTCTAATCAAAAACCTGGATCTGCCGAAGTAACTATAGATCAAAATAACAATAGTAGTAGCTATAAAATTTTGGTTACAGTTCCGGCTAATAACTCTGCACAAGAGATGAGACTTTATGAAAATAATCAGGTGGTTAAAGTAGTTAATTTGAATCCTAATTCCTCTGAAAAACAAGTTATTGAATACTCAGTATCTAATAAGCTTCCTGGAAGTTATGAGTATTATGCTGAATTAAGTAATGATTATGGTCAAAGTAAAAGTAGTGTTATTACAGCGTTAGTTAAAAACGAAAATGATTCAGACATTCCAGTTTGGAATCCTTATGCAACTTATTGGGGAGGAGATAGAGTAACTTATAATAAAGCAATTTGGAAAGCAAAATGGTGGAATTATGGCATGGAACCAGGAACTAATCGGAGGGGACCATGGCAAAAAATTAAGGCTATTAATCAAAATAATCAAAAGTAA
- a CDS encoding DUF5320 domain-containing protein, translating to MPWGDGTGPEGLGPMTGRGAGYCAGYNRPGYANSMSRRGLGRGFGRGCGRGMGRPSNNKRMMNRRVSTYRPAKDQTEAEINYLQQEKEALKNELKAIQERISELDSENNKE from the coding sequence ATGCCTTGGGGAGATGGAACAGGTCCAGAAGGATTAGGTCCTATGACTGGAAGAGGTGCAGGTTATTGTGCAGGTTATAATCGACCTGGTTATGCAAATAGTATGTCAAGACGAGGTTTAGGACGTGGATTTGGTCGTGGTTGCGGCCGAGGTATGGGTAGACCTAGTAATAACAAAAGGATGATGAATCGTAGAGTATCGACCTATCGTCCGGCTAAAGATCAAACAGAAGCAGAGATTAATTATCTACAACAGGAAAAGGAAGCGCTAAAAAATGAATTAAAGGCAATTCAAGAACGAATTTCAGAATTAGATAGTGAGAATAATAAAGAATAA
- the murQ gene encoding N-acetylmuramic acid 6-phosphate etherase, giving the protein MAEKRNKDTVDIDKLGTTEIIDKINDEDKKVALAVEKEQENIAKAVDLIVKRLKKDGRLFYIGSGTSGKLGVIDASECPPSFGIDDSMVQGIISGGDKALSDWLEHTEDDEELASKDLQDKGVTEKDIVVGITASGNTPYVMAAIKYANQIGATTIGLICNPEGKLKENCDNYICIDVGPEVIMGSTRMKAGTAQKMVLNMLSTASMIRLGKVYSNLMINVKPINEKLKKRAKEIVHLVTKADESLITEVLKKCDYDAKVATVMIKKKCSVIEARDFISKNDGVINQFVL; this is encoded by the coding sequence GTGGCTGAGAAGCGAAATAAGGATACTGTAGATATTGATAAACTAGGGACCACTGAAATTATAGATAAGATAAATGATGAAGATAAGAAAGTTGCTTTAGCTGTAGAAAAAGAGCAAGAAAATATAGCTAAAGCAGTGGATTTAATAGTAAAAAGATTAAAGAAAGATGGAAGATTATTTTATATTGGGAGTGGTACTAGTGGAAAGTTAGGAGTTATTGATGCTTCAGAATGTCCTCCAAGTTTTGGAATAGATGATTCAATGGTTCAAGGTATTATTTCTGGTGGTGATAAAGCTTTAAGTGACTGGTTAGAGCATACAGAAGATGATGAAGAGTTAGCAAGTAAAGATTTACAAGATAAAGGAGTAACTGAAAAAGATATAGTAGTAGGAATTACTGCTAGTGGTAACACTCCTTATGTTATGGCGGCAATTAAATATGCTAATCAAATAGGAGCTACTACCATAGGTTTAATTTGTAATCCTGAAGGAAAATTGAAAGAAAATTGCGATAATTACATTTGCATTGATGTTGGTCCTGAAGTGATTATGGGGTCTACTAGGATGAAAGCTGGAACTGCTCAAAAAATGGTTTTAAATATGTTAAGCACTGCTAGTATGATTAGACTAGGAAAAGTTTATAGTAACTTAATGATTAATGTAAAACCAATTAATGAAAAGTTAAAGAAGCGAGCTAAAGAAATTGTACATTTAGTAACAAAGGCAGATGAATCGTTAATAACAGAAGTTCTGAAAAAATGTGATTATGATGCGAAAGTAGCAACAGTCATGATTAAGAAAAAGTGTAGTGTAATTGAAGCTCGAGATTTCATAAGCAAAAACGATGGAGTTATTAACCAATTTGTTTTGTAA
- a CDS encoding DUF134 domain-containing protein, protein MGRPPKERRVGYIPEVKFFKPVGIPKRELKEVSLTIEEVEAIRLKDKKGLTQQEASERMEVSRPTFQRILTEARKKITEALIEGKALKFRGGNYKFKPRCVKCGNDFTYKQRSGRQGWENKEVCPECD, encoded by the coding sequence ATGGGGAGACCACCTAAAGAACGCCGGGTTGGCTATATACCGGAAGTTAAGTTTTTTAAACCAGTAGGTATTCCTAAGCGAGAATTAAAAGAAGTAAGTCTTACTATTGAAGAAGTAGAGGCAATACGTTTAAAGGATAAAAAAGGCTTAACACAGCAGGAAGCTTCTGAACGTATGGAGGTTTCGCGACCGACTTTCCAACGGATCTTGACTGAAGCTCGAAAAAAGATTACTGAAGCTTTAATAGAAGGAAAAGCACTTAAATTTCGAGGAGGTAATTATAAGTTTAAGCCACGTTGTGTAAAATGTGGTAATGATTTTACTTATAAGCAGAGAAGTGGAAGACAAGGCTGGGAGAATAAAGAAGTTTGTCCAGAGTGTGACTAA
- the nagA gene encoding N-acetylglucosamine-6-phosphate deacetylase produces the protein MKGLKNGKIITKDEVLDNKVLLFDKEIIEIIDQEEIDRYDRVELMDVKGNYISPGFLDLHIHGIKGYDTMDGNYEAVSSISNIISKKGVTSFLPTTMTMDQESIYKSLDVIKDSIKKNIQGATILGAHLEGPFINEKYKGAQNVDYIQEPNYKFIEDYLDVIKMITLAPEIKQSYEFMDRIKDENIVLSIGHSNAKYEEALEAINKGISHATHTFNAMSSFHHREPGVVGAVFNSDITCDIIADKFHVHPDNFDLLLKIKGRDKISLITDSMRAGCMKNGIYELGGQKTTIKNGSVRLDDGTLAGSILTLNLALKNFKDYSGLDLMEAVKLVSLNPAKVLGINDSKGSIEIGKDADITLFNDDIDIKATIVEGEIVYNNL, from the coding sequence ATGAAGGGGCTGAAAAACGGAAAAATAATCACCAAAGATGAAGTATTAGATAATAAAGTATTACTTTTTGATAAGGAAATAATTGAGATAATTGACCAAGAAGAAATAGATAGATATGATAGGGTGGAATTGATGGATGTTAAGGGGAATTATATTTCGCCGGGGTTTCTAGATCTCCATATTCATGGGATTAAAGGTTATGATACAATGGATGGGAATTATGAAGCTGTGTCAAGTATAAGTAATATAATTTCTAAAAAAGGAGTAACATCTTTTTTACCTACTACAATGACTATGGATCAAGAGTCTATTTATAAGTCTTTAGATGTAATAAAAGATTCTATAAAAAAGAATATACAAGGAGCTACTATTTTAGGAGCTCATCTGGAAGGACCATTTATTAATGAAAAATATAAAGGAGCTCAAAATGTTGATTATATTCAAGAACCTAATTATAAATTCATTGAAGATTATTTAGATGTAATTAAAATGATTACTTTAGCTCCTGAGATTAAACAAAGTTATGAGTTCATGGATAGAATAAAAGATGAAAATATTGTTTTATCAATAGGACATTCAAATGCTAAATATGAAGAAGCTTTGGAAGCAATTAATAAGGGGATTTCTCATGCTACACATACTTTTAATGCTATGTCTTCTTTTCATCACAGAGAGCCAGGAGTAGTAGGCGCAGTTTTTAATAGTGATATTACTTGTGACATAATAGCTGATAAATTTCATGTTCATCCTGATAATTTTGATTTATTATTAAAAATTAAAGGGCGAGATAAAATAAGTTTAATTACTGATTCTATGAGAGCAGGTTGTATGAAAAATGGCATATATGAGTTAGGCGGTCAAAAAACAACTATAAAAAATGGTTCAGTTAGATTAGATGATGGTACTTTGGCTGGGAGTATTTTAACTTTAAATTTGGCTCTTAAAAATTTTAAAGATTATAGTGGTCTCGATTTAATGGAAGCTGTTAAACTAGTTTCCTTAAACCCAGCTAAAGTATTGGGGATTAATGATTCAAAAGGAAGTATTGAAATAGGAAAGGATGCTGATATTACTCTATTTAACGATGATATTGATATTAAAGCAACAATTGTTGAAGGTGAAATTGTCTATAACAATTTATAA
- a CDS encoding GntR family transcriptional regulator, with translation MKKVSKDNPLPLYHQLKEILRENIDNKVLKPGDPIPTERELVDIHDISRMTARKAIMALVNEGLLYREQGKGTFVADPEPKMKHELSKLTGFTEEMKEKGMETKTEIISFEFESASNKIRKHLELPNDVEQVIKIKRLRYVEKEPFSLETVWIPYDLASNLTEDILTGNSLYNIFRNKYGYELEQARQTVEPIMLTDYEGGLLGLNANSLALLFRRTTYLKEDRIIEYTKSIYRSDNYKHEVILK, from the coding sequence ATGAAAAAGGTTTCAAAAGATAATCCATTACCTTTATATCATCAATTGAAAGAAATATTACGTGAGAATATTGATAATAAAGTTTTAAAGCCTGGTGATCCTATTCCAACTGAAAGAGAGTTAGTTGATATTCATGATATAAGTAGAATGACAGCTAGAAAGGCAATTATGGCTTTAGTAAATGAAGGTTTATTATACAGAGAACAGGGGAAAGGGACGTTTGTAGCTGATCCAGAACCTAAGATGAAACATGAATTATCTAAGTTAACTGGTTTTACTGAAGAAATGAAAGAGAAAGGGATGGAAACTAAAACAGAAATAATTTCTTTTGAATTTGAGTCTGCATCTAATAAAATTCGAAAACATTTAGAATTACCAAATGATGTAGAACAAGTAATTAAAATAAAAAGGCTTAGATATGTAGAAAAGGAGCCATTTTCATTAGAGACTGTATGGATTCCTTATGATCTTGCTTCAAATTTAACTGAAGATATATTAACAGGAAATTCTTTATATAATATATTTCGCAATAAATATGGTTATGAATTAGAACAAGCAAGACAAACTGTAGAACCGATAATGTTAACTGATTATGAAGGGGGGTTATTAGGCTTAAACGCTAATTCTTTAGCCTTATTATTTAGAAGAACAACTTATTTGAAAGAAGATAGAATTATTGAATATACTAAATCAATTTATAGAAGTGATAATTATAAACATGAAGTAATTTTGAAATAA
- a CDS encoding glycerol-3-phosphate responsive antiterminator: MAYIEYILNQRPIIAAVKEPSDLEEIPSDKIAAIFVLGSDISTLSKIVDAAIKLDKLVFLHLDLVKGVAKDKYGIKYLAEEIGIDGVITTKSYLIKEAKKQDLITVQRLFILDSSAVEMGINVINKSSPDLVEVLPGIAFPYLAERLKDELEQPIIAGGLIRNNKDVDRILDFEALAISTSSKELWNWS; the protein is encoded by the coding sequence GTGGCTTATATAGAGTATATATTAAACCAGCGTCCTATAATTGCAGCAGTTAAGGAACCATCTGATTTAGAGGAGATCCCTTCAGATAAGATTGCTGCTATATTTGTACTAGGAAGCGATATCTCTACTTTATCCAAGATTGTTGATGCTGCAATTAAACTTGATAAGTTGGTTTTCTTACATCTTGATTTAGTTAAAGGAGTTGCTAAAGATAAGTATGGAATTAAGTATTTAGCAGAAGAGATTGGTATTGATGGTGTAATTACCACCAAAAGTTATTTGATTAAGGAAGCTAAAAAACAGGATTTAATTACGGTACAGCGGTTATTTATTCTTGATTCTTCTGCTGTTGAGATGGGGATTAATGTAATTAATAAATCTAGTCCTGATTTGGTAGAAGTTTTACCAGGGATAGCCTTTCCATATTTAGCTGAAAGATTAAAGGATGAATTAGAACAGCCTATTATTGCTGGTGGATTGATTAGAAATAATAAAGATGTAGATAGAATATTAGATTTTGAAGCCTTAGCTATTTCGACTAGTAGTAAAGAATTGTGGAATTGGTCTTGA
- the nagE gene encoding N-acetylglucosamine-specific PTS transporter subunit IIBC, giving the protein MKKRFIGQIQRIGKALMLPIAVLPAAALLLRLGAGDVLGIPFVEAAGAAIFNNLALLFGIGVAIGISFDGSGAAGLAGAVGYFVITEGAKSINTDINMGVLAGIIAGLVAGALYNQFYDIDLPDYLGFFAGKRFVPIITGASCVLLAGIFGYVWPPIQIVIEIVGNWIIGAGALGVFVYGVLNRSLIPLGLHHVMNSFIWFVFGEYTNEAGKVVTGDLSRFFAGDPNAGSFMAGFYPIMMFGLPAAALAMYHTAESKDKKEVSGVLFSMAFTSFLTGITEPLEFSFVFLAPFLYLIHSLLSGVSMAVTYVLGIKHGFGFSAGAIDYFLNYGLATKPFLLIPIGIVTSTVYYFLFKFVIQKFDLPTPGRVGSDEIENDMSVMPDKHQDSVDGSIDKAKSYINYLGGADNLETVGACITRLRLTVEDTNKIDESGLKKLDATEVIKLDEETVQVVVGTKAEKVAISINEELNNRQQ; this is encoded by the coding sequence ATGAAAAAAAGATTTATTGGTCAAATACAAAGAATTGGCAAGGCATTAATGTTACCTATTGCAGTTTTACCTGCTGCAGCTTTATTGTTAAGGTTAGGGGCTGGTGATGTTTTAGGAATACCATTTGTAGAAGCGGCTGGAGCAGCTATATTTAATAATTTAGCATTATTATTTGGGATAGGTGTAGCAATTGGTATATCTTTTGATGGTTCTGGGGCAGCGGGTTTAGCGGGGGCAGTTGGATATTTTGTAATTACTGAAGGAGCTAAATCAATTAATACAGATATTAATATGGGGGTTTTAGCGGGGATTATTGCTGGACTTGTGGCTGGAGCACTATATAATCAGTTCTATGACATAGATTTACCAGATTATTTAGGTTTTTTTGCTGGTAAAAGGTTTGTTCCAATTATCACTGGAGCTTCATGTGTATTACTAGCTGGAATATTTGGCTATGTTTGGCCTCCAATTCAGATTGTTATTGAGATAGTAGGTAATTGGATTATTGGAGCAGGTGCATTAGGTGTTTTTGTTTATGGAGTTTTAAATAGATCGTTAATACCATTAGGATTACATCATGTTATGAATAGCTTTATTTGGTTTGTATTTGGTGAATATACTAATGAAGCTGGTAAAGTAGTAACTGGTGATTTGTCAAGATTTTTTGCTGGTGATCCTAATGCAGGTAGTTTCATGGCAGGGTTTTATCCAATCATGATGTTTGGTTTACCTGCGGCTGCATTAGCTATGTATCATACTGCAGAATCTAAAGATAAAAAAGAAGTATCAGGGGTTTTATTTAGTATGGCATTTACTTCATTTTTGACTGGGATTACAGAACCACTAGAATTTAGTTTTGTATTTTTAGCGCCATTTTTATATTTGATTCATTCATTATTAAGCGGAGTTTCAATGGCGGTTACTTATGTGTTGGGTATTAAGCATGGTTTTGGGTTTTCTGCTGGAGCAATTGATTATTTCTTAAATTATGGTTTAGCTACTAAACCTTTTTTATTGATTCCAATAGGAATTGTAACTTCTACTGTCTATTACTTTTTATTTAAATTTGTAATTCAAAAGTTTGATTTGCCAACTCCAGGAAGGGTAGGATCAGATGAGATAGAAAATGATATGAGTGTTATGCCAGATAAACACCAAGATTCTGTTGATGGAAGTATAGATAAAGCGAAAAGTTACATTAACTATTTGGGTGGGGCAGATAATTTGGAGACAGTAGGAGCTTGTATTACTAGATTAAGGTTAACCGTTGAAGACACTAATAAGATTGATGAAAGTGGGCTAAAAAAGTTAGATGCCACAGAGGTGATTAAGTTAGATGAAGAAACTGTTCAGGTTGTAGTTGGTACTAAAGCAGAAAAGGTTGCAATTTCTATTAATGAAGAATTAAATAATAGACAGCAATAA